One genomic segment of bacterium includes these proteins:
- a CDS encoding N-6 DNA methylase translates to MKNNKRHTTPQSLNSAVKNICDIMRRSNCAGALQYVPELTWILFLRILDEREQHEAEAAAAVGAEFTPSLEAPYRWRDWAAPDAPKRRELESGALGAFFSFVNGDLIPHLKSLKDRPNATPRQKVISEIFSGIERTRIDTERNLLDVLDKVNEISAESVDPTHVFTLSQVYEGLLLKMGEKGNDGGQFFTPREVIRAMVRVIDPKIGETVYDPGCGTGGFLAQSYEHMAGPDNEKITSSDQLETLKTRTFYGREKDNAIYPIALANLMLHGIDEPHIWHGNTLTGAEIYGGLFQNAPNLFDVVLMNPPFGGKEGKDAQTRFAYKTGATQVLFLQHVIDSLKPDGRCGIVLDEGVLFRTNETAFVQTKRKLLDDCDLWCIVSLPPGAFVNAGAGVKTNLLFFTKGRPTEKIWYYDLSDIKVGKKTPLTLAHFEEFFRLLPTRGDSEHSWTVTRQEIENRNFDLKAVNPNRKNYEDTRTPEELIALIRAKGMEVEEVLAALLAQGQR, encoded by the coding sequence ATGAAGAACAACAAACGCCACACCACACCCCAATCCTTGAACAGCGCGGTCAAGAACATTTGCGATATCATGCGGCGCTCGAACTGCGCCGGCGCGCTACAGTATGTGCCGGAGCTGACCTGGATTTTGTTTCTGCGCATCCTTGACGAGCGCGAGCAGCACGAGGCCGAGGCGGCAGCGGCGGTAGGCGCGGAGTTTACCCCGTCGCTGGAGGCGCCCTATAGGTGGCGCGATTGGGCTGCGCCGGACGCACCCAAACGCCGCGAACTGGAAAGCGGCGCGCTGGGTGCATTCTTCAGTTTTGTCAACGGTGATCTTATCCCGCACCTCAAAAGCCTCAAAGACCGGCCCAACGCCACGCCGCGGCAGAAGGTCATAAGCGAAATCTTTTCCGGCATCGAGCGCACCCGCATTGACACCGAGCGCAATCTTCTGGATGTGCTCGACAAGGTGAACGAAATCAGCGCCGAGAGCGTGGACCCGACCCATGTGTTCACCCTTTCGCAGGTGTACGAGGGGCTTTTGCTCAAGATGGGCGAAAAGGGCAACGACGGCGGCCAGTTTTTCACCCCGCGCGAGGTGATCCGCGCTATGGTGCGGGTGATTGATCCCAAAATCGGCGAAACGGTCTATGATCCCGGCTGCGGCACCGGCGGGTTTCTGGCGCAGTCCTACGAACACATGGCCGGCCCCGATAACGAAAAAATTACCTCATCAGACCAGCTCGAAACGCTCAAAACCCGCACCTTCTACGGCCGCGAGAAGGATAATGCCATTTACCCGATTGCACTGGCCAACCTCATGCTTCACGGCATTGATGAGCCACACATCTGGCACGGCAACACGCTCACCGGCGCGGAGATCTACGGAGGTCTTTTTCAAAACGCACCGAACCTTTTTGATGTGGTGCTCATGAATCCGCCCTTTGGCGGCAAGGAAGGCAAAGACGCCCAGACCCGCTTTGCCTACAAAACCGGCGCCACTCAGGTACTTTTTCTCCAGCATGTGATTGACAGCCTCAAACCCGACGGCCGCTGCGGGATTGTGCTGGATGAGGGCGTGCTCTTCCGTACCAACGAGACGGCCTTTGTCCAGACCAAGCGCAAGTTGCTCGATGACTGCGACCTCTGGTGCATTGTGAGTCTGCCGCCGGGAGCCTTTGTCAATGCCGGTGCAGGCGTCAAGACCAATCTTCTTTTCTTCACCAAAGGCAGGCCAACGGAAAAGATATGGTATTACGACCTCTCTGATATCAAGGTAGGCAAGAAGACACCGCTGACGCTGGCGCATTTCGAGGAATTCTTCAGGCTATTGCCGACCCGAGGAGATAGCGAGCACAGTTGGACTGTTACCAGGCAAGAAATCGAAAACAGAAACTTTGATCTTAAAGCAGTCAACCCAAACCGTAAAAATTATGAGGACACGCGCACACCGGAGGAACTGATTGCGTTAATCAGGGCCAAAGGCATGGAAGTGGAAGAGGTCCTTGCCGCATTGTTAGCCC